A genomic region of Gammaproteobacteria bacterium contains the following coding sequences:
- the bioD gene encoding dethiobiotin synthase: MNHPQTHSFFVTGTDTDVGKTYVCNLLLEQLKHQGLRAIGYKPIAAGALLTSDGLRNDDAVILQSASAGAPAYELINPICYQQAIAPHIAAKEQGEQISTAQLTHWWQQRPTDYQVEIVEGAGGWRLPINDQQWLSEFVVTAKLEVILVVGMQLGCLNHALLTVEAIKQDGVNLVGWIANQLESPMGHYQTNLDYLMDHIDAPFLGQVLSNQQTHAAEPLFNLSKIID, from the coding sequence ATGAATCACCCTCAAACACACTCCTTTTTTGTTACCGGCACCGACACCGATGTTGGTAAAACTTATGTCTGTAATTTACTGCTTGAGCAATTAAAACACCAAGGACTGCGCGCAATTGGCTATAAGCCTATTGCGGCTGGGGCGCTGTTGACCAGTGATGGTCTTCGTAATGACGACGCCGTGATCTTACAAAGTGCCAGTGCGGGTGCGCCAGCTTACGAGTTGATTAATCCTATTTGTTATCAGCAGGCGATTGCGCCGCATATTGCTGCAAAAGAGCAGGGCGAGCAAATAAGCACCGCCCAGCTGACTCATTGGTGGCAGCAGCGCCCAACTGATTATCAAGTAGAGATTGTTGAAGGAGCCGGCGGCTGGCGATTACCAATTAATGACCAGCAATGGCTGAGCGAATTTGTGGTTACCGCCAAACTTGAGGTTATTTTAGTGGTCGGCATGCAATTGGGCTGTTTAAATCATGCCTTGTTAACGGTTGAGGCGATAAAACAAGACGGCGTTAACCTCGTGGGCTGGATTGCCAATCAGCTCGAGTCACCCATGGGCCATTATCAAACCAACCTTGATTATTTAATGGACCACATCGACGCGCCATTTCTGGGGCAAGTACTCTCAAACCAACAAACTCATGCTGCAGAGCCACTGTTTAATCTGTCCAAAATTATCGATTAA
- the bioB gene encoding biotin synthase BioB, with translation MSASEIRHNWTLSEVEQIFNQPFNDLMFQAQSVHRQHFKPNEVQVSTLLSIKTGACPEDCKYCPQSARNKTGLVKEQLLEVEKVIKAAEQARTAGSTRFCMGAAWSNPKDRDMPLVLDMVRKVRGMGMETCMTLGMLTAAQAQQLSDAGLDYYNHNLDTSPEFYDQIITTRTYQDRLNTLDYVRGAGMKVCSGGIVGMGEKAQDRYGLLRALANLESHPDSVPINMLVKVKGTPLENVDDLDDFQFIRTIATARIMMPKSHVRLSAGREKMNEQMQAMCFLAGANSIFYGCKLLTTSNPEESSDVQLFKKLGINTERGRQYSDEAFEASILDAVKIGSQDQMFYDATT, from the coding sequence ATGAGCGCATCTGAAATCCGTCATAACTGGACTTTAAGCGAAGTCGAACAAATATTTAATCAGCCATTTAATGATCTGATGTTTCAGGCACAAAGCGTTCATCGCCAACACTTTAAACCCAACGAAGTGCAAGTCTCTACGTTGTTATCAATTAAAACCGGTGCCTGCCCAGAAGATTGCAAATATTGCCCGCAATCGGCGCGTAATAAAACCGGCCTAGTAAAAGAGCAATTGCTGGAAGTTGAAAAAGTAATAAAAGCGGCAGAGCAAGCACGAACAGCCGGTTCAACCCGTTTTTGCATGGGCGCGGCGTGGAGCAATCCAAAAGACCGAGATATGCCACTGGTACTAGACATGGTGCGTAAAGTGCGTGGTATGGGCATGGAAACCTGCATGACCTTGGGCATGTTAACGGCCGCTCAAGCCCAACAGCTAAGTGATGCCGGTCTTGATTACTACAATCATAACCTTGATACCTCACCTGAATTCTACGATCAAATCATCACTACCCGTACTTATCAAGACCGGTTAAATACCCTTGATTACGTGCGAGGTGCCGGCATGAAAGTGTGCAGTGGTGGCATTGTCGGCATGGGCGAGAAAGCGCAAGATCGTTACGGCTTACTGCGTGCCTTGGCCAACCTTGAAAGTCACCCCGACAGTGTGCCAATTAACATGTTGGTTAAAGTGAAAGGCACGCCACTGGAAAATGTTGATGACCTTGATGATTTTCAATTTATTCGTACGATTGCAACGGCGCGGATCATGATGCCAAAATCGCATGTTCGTTTGTCGGCTGGGCGAGAAAAAATGAACGAGCAAATGCAAGCCATGTGTTTCTTGGCCGGTGCTAACTCGATTTTCTATGGCTGTAAATTACTCACAACCAGCAACCCTGAAGAATCTAGTGATGTTCAGTTATTCAAAAAGTTAGGTATAAATACCGAACGTGGTCGTCAATATTCTGATGAAGCATTTGAAGCCTCTATTCTTGATGCCGTTAAAATCGGCAGTCAAGATCAGATGTTTTACGACGCTACTACTTAA
- a CDS encoding EAL domain-containing protein, with product MENKIKQLGCSCYENSAIKNTLNMVYKQLQPDHCFVASLKPGADQMDTLYHLAAGQQGDSFVYQLAGSPCQQLLSNKELVSYAADVQQSFPTDRVLKKFKAQAFIGSLLYDDDNQEIGLLVCLFKQPVVEHTAAVDWLLTLSHISTQQGGLTGHQHSTNQLLAQLETGERVTKMGSWRWDISHNLYSWSNEVYRIFELDPAVGDISCQELTEYVHVDDRARVLEVLSAIASGKKTAFEITYRIVLANGNHKHLHVIGQSSDVLGERPLYFEGTVQDVTELSQLNLDKQLSDFVFNHTSESVMITNSENKIISVNQALEQLTGYSQTELCGRNPNVLSSGLQDQDFYQQMWHTINQQGHWKGELWNKHKNGQVFPEELVINRVTNEQGNISHYVAIFRDISQWKATEHQLRFYAECDPLTKLTNRRAFIEQLELHLQGNGSIGISAVVCIDLDHFKEINDIYGNDVGDLLLVETAQQLTKITSEHDIVCRYGGNEFTLLLAYSSQEKAKKIVKKIQRSFHHGIKVADFSINVTVSIGVAMYPDSGLTAKLLLRHASNAMANAKQTGRNCIAYYDVKLQRQYQRKLELKEQLIQALEQQKLQVFYQPIVDISRNTIAKFEALVRWPDGDGGFISPEQFIPIAEEFGLISQVGNFVLDRACSDLKALHQQGYQQICFSINRSISEFYTNEIKQQSIAATIAAAGLPYESIVIEITESIAMSENRYAKQALAQLRRKGIKIALDDFCTGYSSLNYLIDYEIDLIKIDRSFVKGIGCDIKSQILTSTVLELALKLGLEVIAEGVETEQQLEFLRQSGCHFIQGFIFSPALNINDCQQLLAQDILSASWQEIVNKYR from the coding sequence ATGGAAAATAAAATCAAGCAATTAGGCTGTTCATGTTACGAAAACAGCGCCATTAAAAATACACTTAATATGGTATATAAGCAGCTGCAACCAGACCATTGTTTTGTTGCATCACTAAAGCCTGGCGCTGATCAAATGGACACCCTATATCACCTTGCTGCCGGTCAGCAGGGCGATAGCTTTGTTTATCAATTAGCCGGATCACCTTGTCAGCAACTGCTGAGCAATAAAGAGCTTGTCAGTTATGCTGCGGATGTCCAGCAATCGTTTCCAACGGATCGGGTGCTTAAAAAATTCAAGGCGCAAGCCTTTATTGGTAGCCTGTTGTACGACGATGACAATCAAGAAATCGGCTTACTGGTGTGTTTGTTTAAACAGCCAGTAGTAGAACATACAGCTGCCGTGGATTGGTTATTAACCTTAAGTCACATTAGCACACAGCAAGGGGGATTGACTGGGCATCAACACAGCACCAACCAATTGCTCGCCCAGTTAGAAACGGGCGAGCGAGTAACAAAAATGGGCAGCTGGCGTTGGGACATCAGTCATAATCTATATTCGTGGAGCAATGAAGTTTATCGGATATTTGAGTTAGATCCGGCGGTTGGCGATATTAGCTGTCAGGAATTAACCGAGTATGTTCACGTTGATGATCGCGCGCGGGTACTCGAAGTGCTAAGTGCTATCGCCAGTGGCAAAAAAACAGCATTTGAGATTACTTATCGAATCGTCTTAGCCAATGGTAACCACAAGCACCTACATGTCATTGGTCAGTCAAGTGATGTGCTTGGCGAACGTCCGCTATATTTTGAGGGTACGGTGCAAGATGTCACTGAATTATCTCAACTAAACTTAGATAAGCAGCTGTCAGACTTTGTGTTTAATCATACCAGTGAATCGGTGATGATCACGAACAGCGAAAACAAGATAATTTCGGTTAATCAAGCGCTGGAGCAGCTAACAGGTTATAGCCAAACCGAGCTATGTGGTCGCAACCCTAACGTGCTTTCCTCTGGGCTGCAAGATCAAGACTTTTATCAACAAATGTGGCACACGATTAATCAACAGGGTCATTGGAAAGGCGAGTTGTGGAATAAGCATAAAAATGGTCAAGTGTTCCCCGAAGAGTTAGTCATTAATCGGGTCACCAATGAGCAAGGCAATATTAGCCATTATGTCGCGATTTTTCGAGACATCTCACAGTGGAAAGCAACTGAGCACCAATTACGTTTTTATGCTGAATGTGATCCGCTGACCAAGTTAACGAACCGCCGGGCCTTTATTGAACAACTAGAGTTACACTTACAGGGCAATGGTAGCATTGGTATCAGTGCCGTTGTTTGCATTGATTTAGATCATTTTAAAGAAATTAATGATATCTACGGCAATGACGTCGGCGATTTATTGTTAGTTGAAACGGCGCAGCAACTGACAAAAATAACCAGTGAGCACGATATTGTTTGTCGCTACGGTGGCAATGAGTTTACCTTATTATTAGCATATAGCAGTCAGGAAAAAGCCAAAAAAATTGTCAAAAAAATTCAGCGCAGTTTTCATCACGGTATTAAGGTGGCTGATTTTTCTATAAATGTCACGGTAAGCATTGGGGTCGCGATGTACCCCGACTCGGGGCTAACAGCCAAGTTATTATTGCGCCATGCTAGTAATGCAATGGCTAATGCTAAGCAAACAGGAAGAAACTGCATTGCTTATTACGATGTTAAATTACAACGTCAATACCAGCGTAAATTGGAATTAAAAGAACAGTTAATTCAGGCCCTTGAACAGCAAAAATTACAAGTATTTTATCAGCCAATTGTTGATATCAGCCGTAACACTATTGCTAAGTTTGAAGCGCTCGTACGCTGGCCAGATGGCGATGGCGGTTTTATTTCACCAGAACAATTTATCCCGATTGCAGAAGAGTTTGGTTTAATTTCCCAAGTCGGTAATTTTGTATTAGATCGCGCTTGTTCAGACTTAAAGGCGCTACATCAGCAAGGTTATCAGCAAATTTGTTTTTCAATTAACCGCTCGATCAGTGAATTTTACACCAATGAAATAAAACAGCAGTCGATAGCTGCAACAATTGCAGCAGCAGGCCTGCCTTATGAATCGATAGTGATTGAAATAACCGAATCAATTGCAATGTCCGAAAATCGTTACGCTAAACAAGCCCTCGCACAATTAAGACGCAAAGGCATTAAAATTGCTCTAGATGACTTTTGTACCGGTTATTCATCGCTAAATTACTTAATTGATTATGAAATTGATTTAATTAAAATTGATCGCTCATTTGTTAAGGGCATTGGCTGTGACATTAAAAGCCAAATATTAACCTCAACCGTACTTGAATTAGCGTTAAAACTAGGACTAGAGGTGATTGCAGAAGGTGTTGAAACCGAACAACAATTGGAGTTTTTACGCCAATCGGGTTGTCACTTTATTCAAGGGTTTATCTTTAGTCCTGCATTGAATATTAACGATTGTCAGCAGTTGTTGGCGCAAGATATACTCAGTGCTTCGTGGCAAGAAATTGTTAATAAATATCGTTAA
- a CDS encoding cyclic nucleotide-binding/CBS domain-containing protein translates to MAEDVEITEIKQFLSQVVPFSSLSSRALSRAATGLRISYFSASSGHVEIDYHNPQLYVVRTGGFEVCDKQGNLLDRLGQGECFGYPSLLTGENINNRVTVLEDGLVYLLDLELFKYLRTDSTEFDRFFNRAHAKRMKRFSASSNQDEVITQKIDDLIKHQVISISPDATVTAAATLMDQHRISSLIIVEAELLVGILTDRDLRSRVLAAGLDGEVLVKDVMTHQPCFMNSNALLFEASMMMSTHNIHHLPIVDGTTPVGMLTTTDLVRAQNNQPIFLIGEINRQHNLAGLVEISRKFPQLLHSLIASDARADQIGRILTLLSDALTRRLLILGETQMGKPPFEYSWMVFGSAGRMDQTAGSDQDNAMILAQQPTTEQALYFKALSEFVCHGLDACGYIYCPGDIMAQNDQWRVSLSTWQDYFHRWVATPAPQALLHSTIFFDMRVVAGSVELFDLLQLQVLKQTKGNQIFIAAMAANAVASKPPLGFFGKFVLERDGEENKVLDLKHRGVALINDIARIYALAEGLTEVNTSARLDQLLGRKILSNKDVKNLKDAHEFIGHLRLKNQGAQVGSGKTANNYLKPRDISSLLRHQLKDAFEAVNSAQNGLKMKFTRGMY, encoded by the coding sequence ATGGCTGAAGATGTTGAAATTACAGAAATCAAACAGTTTTTATCGCAAGTAGTGCCCTTTAGCAGTTTAAGTAGCCGCGCATTATCTCGCGCTGCGACAGGCCTTAGGATCAGTTATTTTTCGGCCAGCAGTGGTCACGTCGAAATCGATTACCACAACCCACAATTGTATGTTGTGCGCACCGGTGGTTTTGAAGTGTGTGACAAGCAAGGCAACTTACTTGATCGCTTAGGGCAAGGGGAATGTTTTGGTTATCCTTCGTTACTGACCGGTGAAAACATTAATAATCGGGTGACGGTGCTTGAAGACGGTTTGGTATATTTGTTAGATCTGGAATTATTCAAATACCTGCGCACGGACTCGACCGAATTTGACCGATTTTTTAATCGGGCTCATGCCAAACGAATGAAACGCTTTAGCGCTTCGAGCAATCAAGACGAGGTGATAACCCAAAAAATTGATGACTTGATCAAGCATCAAGTCATCAGCATTTCTCCCGATGCAACGGTAACTGCGGCGGCGACATTAATGGATCAACATCGTATTTCATCATTAATTATCGTGGAGGCAGAGTTACTCGTTGGCATTTTAACCGATCGGGATCTACGGAGTCGCGTATTGGCGGCAGGCCTTGATGGCGAGGTATTGGTTAAAGATGTCATGACTCACCAACCCTGCTTTATGAACAGCAATGCGTTGCTATTTGAAGCGTCAATGATGATGAGCACCCATAATATTCATCATTTGCCCATTGTCGACGGCACGACTCCGGTTGGTATGTTAACCACAACCGATTTAGTCCGGGCGCAAAACAATCAACCGATATTTCTAATTGGTGAAATAAACCGTCAGCATAACCTTGCCGGTTTAGTTGAAATTAGTCGTAAGTTCCCGCAGTTATTACATTCATTAATCGCGTCTGATGCGCGGGCCGATCAAATAGGGCGAATTTTAACCCTACTATCTGATGCATTGACCCGCCGCTTATTAATCCTTGGCGAAACGCAAATGGGTAAGCCACCGTTTGAATATAGTTGGATGGTATTTGGCTCTGCCGGGCGGATGGATCAAACCGCGGGTTCCGATCAGGATAACGCGATGATTTTAGCGCAGCAGCCAACGACCGAACAAGCATTGTACTTTAAAGCCTTGAGCGAGTTTGTTTGTCATGGCCTTGATGCTTGTGGTTATATTTATTGTCCGGGCGATATCATGGCGCAAAATGATCAATGGCGCGTATCGTTATCGACTTGGCAAGATTATTTTCATCGCTGGGTGGCGACACCAGCACCGCAGGCGTTACTGCACAGCACCATATTTTTTGATATGCGAGTGGTGGCGGGCAGTGTCGAGTTATTTGACCTGTTACAACTGCAAGTATTAAAACAAACTAAGGGCAATCAAATATTTATTGCAGCGATGGCTGCTAATGCTGTCGCAAGCAAACCACCGCTGGGCTTCTTTGGCAAGTTTGTGCTAGAACGTGATGGTGAAGAAAATAAGGTGTTAGATCTCAAACATCGTGGGGTGGCGTTAATTAATGACATTGCGAGAATTTATGCGCTCGCCGAAGGGCTAACTGAAGTTAATACCAGTGCGCGGCTTGATCAATTACTCGGACGGAAAATTTTGAGTAACAAGGATGTCAAAAATCTTAAAGATGCCCACGAGTTCATCGGCCACCTGCGCTTAAAAAATCAAGGTGCTCAGGTTGGCAGTGGTAAAACCGCGAACAACTATTTAAAACCCCGTGATATTTCATCCTTGTTACGTCACCAGCTAAAGGATGCATTTGAAGCGGTTAACAGTGCCCAAAATGGTCTTAAAATGAAATTTACCCGTGGGATGTATTAA
- a CDS encoding DUF2132 domain-containing protein has protein sequence MTTSQPKNPLHGMTLEQILNKLVDVHGWKVLSKEIEIRCFYNDPSVKSSLKFLRKTPWARAKVEQYYLDTCQSTFVWPELNKAKKD, from the coding sequence ATGACGACATCACAACCAAAAAACCCATTACATGGCATGACCCTTGAACAAATATTGAATAAATTGGTCGATGTTCATGGCTGGAAGGTACTGAGCAAGGAAATAGAAATTCGTTGTTTCTACAACGATCCCAGTGTTAAGTCTAGTCTTAAGTTTTTGCGTAAAACACCTTGGGCACGGGCTAAGGTTGAGCAATATTACCTTGATACCTGTCAAAGTACCTTTGTATGGCCAGAATTGAACAAAGCTAAAAAAGACTAA
- a CDS encoding methyl-accepting chemotaxis protein, whose amino-acid sequence MHKFSNAEEVVFPASEQLVSITDVRGVITYVNDNFARVAGYSPQELIGKNHNIVRHPDMPAAAFSDLWLKLKDNQPWRGMVKNRCKDGSFYWVDAYVTPLSENGVVTGYQSVRVCPTTEQKQAAETFYQQINAEKPVRDYHANRSLKHLLLAGAVTMVSAAQYYLTQNFASLLLTWSCVAAMWAIYSEELVTLPSYIKRLQLQFDSPSRFVFSGKGLTAIADYALGLSQARLRTVLGRSNDYAKGLVTTADILDDSSTQTLTGLTVQNDHLAQLSSAITQMSLSINEISHSTVQSKDHVDTVNQQCIDAITIINKTENTTSVLADEVAHAAKAAASLISDADNISNIMTEIGGIADQTNLLALNAAIEAARAGELGRGFAVVADEVRTLANRTQNATAQIQGSVVALQQTLSDWAQMMLNNQQQAKQCSEQSLLARQSMDNIVDMMTQLTDTSTQIAATTEEQSVVAQQIISSVHVLDEISLNNKNLAQELQVNGKIVQRRAEEINQLSATFQ is encoded by the coding sequence ATGCATAAATTTAGTAACGCCGAGGAAGTTGTATTTCCGGCCTCAGAACAACTGGTATCAATTACCGATGTTCGTGGGGTCATTACCTATGTTAACGATAATTTTGCCCGTGTTGCAGGTTATAGCCCGCAAGAGTTGATCGGTAAAAATCATAACATTGTGCGGCATCCAGACATGCCAGCGGCGGCTTTTAGTGACTTATGGCTTAAATTAAAAGATAACCAGCCTTGGCGTGGCATGGTTAAAAACAGATGTAAAGACGGTAGTTTTTATTGGGTTGACGCTTATGTTACACCGTTAAGTGAAAACGGGGTGGTTACTGGTTATCAATCGGTCCGTGTCTGCCCAACCACTGAACAAAAGCAAGCCGCTGAAACTTTTTATCAGCAAATAAATGCCGAAAAACCAGTCCGCGACTATCACGCTAATCGCTCGCTAAAACATCTGTTGTTGGCTGGCGCTGTGACAATGGTCAGTGCCGCGCAATATTATTTAACCCAAAATTTCGCCAGTCTATTACTGACTTGGTCATGCGTCGCAGCGATGTGGGCGATTTATAGTGAAGAGTTGGTGACGTTGCCAAGCTATATTAAACGACTTCAATTGCAGTTTGATAGCCCATCGCGTTTTGTTTTTTCAGGTAAAGGCTTAACAGCAATCGCCGACTACGCGTTAGGTTTATCGCAAGCACGGTTACGAACCGTATTAGGACGCAGTAATGACTACGCCAAAGGTTTAGTAACGACCGCCGACATTCTTGACGACTCATCGACGCAAACCTTGACCGGTTTGACGGTGCAAAATGATCACCTGGCACAATTATCGAGTGCGATAACTCAAATGAGTTTATCGATTAATGAGATAAGTCATAGCACGGTTCAGTCTAAAGATCATGTTGATACGGTAAACCAACAATGTATCGACGCCATTACGATTATTAATAAGACTGAAAATACGACGTCGGTCTTGGCTGACGAGGTGGCGCACGCCGCAAAGGCAGCTGCTTCATTAATCAGCGATGCCGACAACATTTCAAACATCATGACCGAAATTGGCGGCATTGCTGACCAAACCAACCTACTTGCTTTAAATGCTGCCATCGAAGCGGCGCGAGCGGGTGAGCTTGGCCGAGGGTTTGCGGTGGTTGCCGACGAAGTTCGAACTTTGGCTAACCGCACTCAAAACGCGACGGCGCAAATTCAAGGGTCGGTAGTTGCGTTGCAGCAAACATTGTCCGATTGGGCGCAAATGATGCTTAACAATCAACAACAAGCCAAGCAGTGCAGTGAACAAAGTTTATTGGCGCGCCAATCTATGGACAACATCGTTGACATGATGACGCAACTGACCGATACCTCTACTCAAATTGCGGCGACCACGGAAGAACAAAGTGTGGTGGCACAACAGATTATAAGCAGCGTTCATGTGCTTGATGAGATATCGCTAAACAATAAGAACCTGGCACAAGAATTACAGGTTAATGGCAAGATCGTGCAGCGCCGGGCTGAGGAAATTAACCAACTCAGTGCGACGTTTCAATAA
- a CDS encoding 8-amino-7-oxononanoate synthase, translating to MAFQRLATRLAQQQDNHGYRQRRAVAGGNQRLLSHQQQSYLNFSSNDYLGLACAGEVKLAAVKAVNQYGAGCGGSPLVTGHSTLHQYLEDLLKDLTGQAAVMLYTSGFAANSGVIETLLSKDDYLVQDKLNHASLMDAGVRSAAKMNRFVHNDLSSLNQQLSSRHALAATDRLVVTEGIFSMDGDSAPLAEISEQCQRHQSWLMVDDAHGFGIYGDGAGSCAEAGVSPDILMATFGKAIGTSGAFVAADSDVIDYLVNFCRHYIYSTSLSPMVVGATIASIKLSQQPWRRLKLEENIDYFRQQASLLGLALMPTTSAIQPIIIGDSARAMAIAMRLREQGIWLTAIRPPTVAMGSARLRITLSTEHQRSDIDILLQTLAQALELTEQ from the coding sequence ATGGCCTTTCAACGGTTAGCCACGCGACTGGCACAACAACAGGATAATCATGGTTACCGTCAGCGCCGCGCAGTGGCTGGCGGTAACCAGCGATTATTAAGTCATCAGCAGCAAAGTTACCTTAATTTTTCCAGTAATGATTATCTCGGCTTGGCGTGCGCTGGCGAGGTCAAATTGGCCGCGGTTAAAGCCGTCAATCAATATGGCGCAGGCTGTGGCGGATCACCGTTGGTGACAGGTCACAGCACGCTGCATCAATACCTTGAAGATTTGCTTAAAGACTTAACTGGTCAAGCGGCCGTGATGCTTTATACCTCTGGTTTTGCGGCCAATAGTGGGGTGATCGAAACTCTGCTCAGTAAAGATGATTACCTGGTGCAAGACAAGCTAAATCATGCCTCATTAATGGATGCGGGTGTGCGCAGCGCCGCCAAAATGAATCGCTTTGTTCATAATGATTTAAGCAGCCTCAACCAGCAATTAAGCAGCCGTCATGCGTTAGCTGCAACCGATCGCTTAGTGGTCACCGAGGGCATTTTTTCGATGGATGGTGACAGCGCGCCGTTGGCCGAAATTTCCGAGCAATGTCAGCGCCACCAATCATGGCTGATGGTCGATGATGCTCATGGTTTTGGCATCTACGGCGATGGTGCTGGCAGTTGCGCTGAAGCAGGAGTTTCGCCGGACATTTTAATGGCTACTTTTGGCAAAGCGATCGGCACCTCGGGTGCATTTGTCGCTGCCGACAGTGACGTTATCGATTACTTAGTCAATTTTTGCCGCCACTATATTTATTCAACTTCGTTATCCCCAATGGTGGTTGGCGCAACTATCGCGAGCATTAAACTGTCTCAGCAACCGTGGCGCCGGCTTAAACTTGAAGAAAATATAGATTATTTTCGCCAACAAGCATCTTTGCTTGGCTTAGCACTAATGCCGACGACCAGTGCTATTCAGCCGATTATCATTGGTGATAGTGCCCGGGCGATGGCTATTGCGATGCGCCTGCGTGAGCAAGGCATTTGGTTAACCGCCATTAGACCACCGACCGTTGCTATGGGCAGTGCACGTTTACGCATTACCTTATCTACTGAGCATCAACGAAGCGACATTGACATTTTATTACAAACGTTAGCCCAAGCACTTGAGCTGACCGAGCAGTGA
- the bioC gene encoding malonyl-ACP O-methyltransferase BioC, translating to MSTEINSTLTLTPSASPSRNSGHVLTAAPAASINKQSIAQSFGASAASYHSGAALQRNVGNNLLELMLGQPPRLLDLGTGPGHFSRALAQRCQHLIGIDIAPQMLSFARDTNPSLDISWLAGDVEQLPLANNSVDGIFSSLMLQWVHDLAQAFSESQRVLKPGGRLVMSTLVDGTLAELADAWAQVDQFQHVNRFMPSAQLSQTIAASGFKLVSFEVQPTVVWYDDVISLMRDLKAIGANQTASKQRGLMGKQQLRLLKDSYEKYRVAGQLPATYQVVYAVLEKS from the coding sequence ATGAGCACAGAAATTAATTCGACCTTAACCCTGACACCAAGCGCTAGCCCAAGCAGAAACTCGGGTCATGTATTAACCGCAGCACCAGCAGCGAGCATTAACAAACAATCGATTGCTCAATCTTTTGGCGCCAGTGCCGCAAGCTATCATAGTGGCGCGGCGTTGCAACGCAATGTGGGCAATAACTTACTTGAACTTATGCTGGGGCAACCGCCACGGTTGCTCGATCTTGGCACCGGACCTGGCCATTTTAGCCGCGCACTCGCACAACGTTGTCAGCATTTGATTGGCATTGATATTGCGCCGCAGATGTTAAGTTTTGCCCGTGATACAAACCCGAGCCTTGATATAAGCTGGTTAGCGGGAGATGTCGAGCAGCTGCCGTTGGCCAATAACAGTGTTGATGGCATATTTAGCAGTCTGATGTTGCAATGGGTTCACGATTTGGCGCAGGCATTTAGTGAAAGCCAACGGGTGTTAAAACCGGGCGGGCGACTGGTGATGTCAACATTGGTTGATGGCACCTTGGCCGAATTGGCTGACGCTTGGGCTCAAGTCGATCAATTTCAACATGTTAATCGTTTTATGCCCAGTGCTCAATTATCACAAACTATCGCGGCATCTGGTTTCAAACTGGTGAGTTTTGAGGTGCAGCCAACGGTGGTGTGGTATGACGATGTCATCAGCTTAATGCGCGATTTAAAAGCGATTGGCGCTAACCAAACCGCGAGCAAACAACGTGGGTTAATGGGCAAGCAGCAGTTGCGCTTACTGAAAGACAGTTATGAAAAATATCGGGTAGCTGGTCAACTGCCCGCGACTTATCAAGTCGTTTATGCCGTATTGGAAAAATCTTAA
- a CDS encoding 3'-5' exonuclease — MSLNLSIGQFNRLLLGLKATDPAMQQYIAQGCDLSQPYNQLELLSVDLEMTGLNAKKHEIISMGWVPIIAGEIILSQARHILVKPQAGVGDSATIHGIHDHQLDDAMPLSLALEQLLQAMQGRVLVAHHGALDIAFIQQAAKKLYGHKLPFDLLDTLLLEAKRLQRQGSHYDKQKLRLYACCERYQLPPLSAHNALSDALATAQLLLAQAAAIGGSSVLSAKQLMRYSH; from the coding sequence ATGAGCTTAAATCTTTCTATTGGCCAGTTTAATCGCTTGCTGTTAGGGCTTAAAGCGACTGATCCAGCCATGCAGCAGTATATTGCACAAGGTTGCGATTTGTCCCAGCCCTATAACCAACTTGAGCTGTTAAGTGTCGATCTCGAAATGACCGGACTCAATGCTAAAAAGCATGAGATTATTAGCATGGGTTGGGTGCCGATTATTGCCGGAGAAATTATTTTATCACAAGCGCGGCATATTTTGGTTAAGCCGCAAGCGGGCGTCGGAGACAGCGCAACCATTCATGGTATTCATGATCATCAGCTTGATGACGCAATGCCACTCAGTCTCGCACTAGAACAATTGCTGCAAGCAATGCAGGGCAGAGTGCTGGTGGCGCATCACGGCGCGCTTGATATTGCTTTTATTCAACAAGCCGCTAAAAAACTCTATGGTCACAAATTACCCTTTGATTTACTCGATACCCTGTTACTTGAGGCTAAACGTTTACAACGACAAGGCAGTCATTACGACAAACAAAAGTTGCGGTTATATGCATGCTGTGAGCGCTATCAATTACCACCATTAAGTGCGCACAATGCATTGTCAGATGCGTTGGCGACAGCGCAACTTTTACTCGCTCAAGCAGCGGCTATTGGCGGTAGCAGTGTGCTCAGTGCTAAACAATTAATGCGATATAGCCATTAA